The Oncorhynchus kisutch isolate 150728-3 unplaced genomic scaffold, Okis_V2 scaffold963, whole genome shotgun sequence genome includes the window GCAACTGTATGACCCCCTGTCTTCAACACCTGTTGGAAAGGTGAGTCGTGAGTTACCGCCCTCGGTTTTGAAATCTTCCTTCCCATTGGACAATGCAATGCGTCTTCTAACCCCACCCACGGGCAGGTGTGGTTTTGTGTCAGTGGTTGAGGGACATTCGTTCACCAAGGAGTGTTGGTAGAACTCAGTATTCCTTCCTTGGCATTCTACATGGCATTGCGTTTAAAAAATTGACTttggtgtttatttatctcataGTTATTTTTTCCTTTTATATGACTTCTTGAAGGAGTGTATGCATGGCTATAAGACAGTGCTTCCCAAACGTCTCGTTGAGTACCCCCAACCATTCAAACGTATTTGATGTATTCCAGTGTTATTCTACTGGTCAACTAAGCACCAAGACCTTCATTGGTAaaggggcgacagggtagcctagtggttagagcgttggactagtaaccggaaggttgcaagttcaaacccccgagctgacaaggtacaaatctgttgttctgcccctgaacaggcagttaacccactgttcctaggctgtcattgaaaataagaatttgttcttaactgaataattaaataaaaaacagcTGGTGGTACTCAAGGAGAGGTTTGGGAAGCTACCAACCCCAATGGTGCTGTGCTGACTCAGATATGTTCCTTTCAGACATGTGACTTTGAttgttgttatattgtctcctgtCGTCTGTGTGTTGTATTGGCTACCATCACTCACAATGGTGCTGTttgtccctcctgtctctccgtaggtgacccctgcctgacctgtGACAAGTCACATCATCCACAGAGAGTGACACCAGCATGGCAGGGCTGgcgttagagtggaggggctgacGTCATGCTCTCACCCTGCTGACACATTTTTAGAAAGCACTCAACactagaacgagagagagagagaggaaaagccttagagggagacagacagcccttgacagtgaaacgagagagagaagaagaagaagggaggagaggagagagacagacagcccttggcagtgaaacgagagagagaagaagaagaagggaggagaggagagagacagacagcccttgacagtgaaacgagagagagaagaagaagaagggaggagaggagagagacagacagcccttgacagtgaaacgagagagagaagaagaagaagggaggagaggagagagacagacagcccttggcagtgaaacgagagagaagaagaagggaggagaggagagagattaaGCCTCATCAAAAGAAACGAACAGTTCTCTTTCACAATACATCTCATTGACTTACCATGCCAGTAAAGGTCATTGAATGGAATTGAGAAACTCACATGAGTCttttcaacctctctcctcttccctggtTGTTGTTCTAGGCCCAAATAACaatatgttctcagtcaacatacCTGGTAGCATAATGGTTGGATAAATAacttcagtcaacttacctggtaacaCAAGGGTTGGATAAATAACTTCAGTCAACTTACTTGGTAACATAAGGGTTGGATAAATAacttcagtcaacttacctggtaacaTAAGGGTTGGATCAATAACTTCAGGCAACTTACCTGGTAACATAAGGGTTGGATAAATAACATCAGGCAACTTACCTGGTAACATAAGGGTTGGATAAATTACATTGAATAACAGAACAACAAGAGTCAAAGCAATGTTCAGACAGACGGACACCTCGTCCAAGAGACGTCATGGAGGACACGGGGGTCTCACAGCCTTACCCTCGCCTCCTCACCCCCACCAGGGTGGGCGTATCCGGGGGGTGGAGGTGGCCCGCGGGAGGGCAGGGTATGGGTTCACCCTCTCTGGCCAGGGCCCCTGTGTCCTCAACTGCATTCTAAAAGGAAGTCCGGCGGACTACGTGGGTCTCCGCTCCGGTGACCACATCCTGTCCGTGAACGACATAAACGTCTCCAAGGCTTCGCACGAGGACGTCGTCAAGCTGATTGGCCGATGCACGGGGGTTCTGCTATTAGTCGTCGCCGAGGGAGACCGGGGAGGCCGTCGTCACGGACACGGCGGTACCAACCGCAACCGTCGCCACGGAAACAATTCAGGAAGTCCAGCCGGAGGAGCGGCAGCCGCCGCGGACTCGTGCTCCAGCGACGAGGAGTTGTGTGGTTTCCATAACAGCAGCAGCGGAGGAGGAAACAACAAAAACGTGAAGCCGGGTTCCCGTGGTAACAGCGCCAGCGGAGGAGGGGGTGGTGGCTGGTTCAAGCCCAAGCTGGACTCTAAGACCCTGGGTATTAACAGGGCAGAGAGGGTGGTGGCGGAGATGCAGTCTGGAGGAATATTCAACATGATCTTTGACAACTCTTCACACTCCTCCAGCAGCTCAGAGAAAGGTAGACATCAACCTGTTTTAATATAGCATGATTTTTAAAAATAATATACTGTACGACATCACATTTTTGGTCTGGTTTCCCCAGACTTAGTTTGATGGAGATCCTCAATTGaaaatgctttttagtccaggactaactaggcttaatctgtgtctggtaaACTGTCCCTttatgtgtgtttctgcataatGTACCACCATGCCCAAATAAACCTGAACCTAAACCTTACCTtgaccctaaacctaatcctaaagACAGGGTCatcgctcctcctcctcctcctccccgtgCCTCCTCTTCCTCGTCTGCGTCGGCCAAGCCTGCGAGGCCCCTGTCAGAGCCAGAGTTCCCCCCGTACCATAAGGGGAGAGGCCGTTCCCATAGCAACCCCAACCTGCTCTCtgaggaggagatggacagggTTCTAATGGCCGACGACGCAGTGTTCCTGGACGGGTTCCATCTGCAGGAGGCAGagatccaggtgtgtgtgtgtgtgtgtgtgtgtgtgtgtgtgtgtgtgtgtgtcccaaaaggcactatgttccctgtatagtgcattactgttgaccagagccccacaCAGCTACATTATCAGCTAGGTTTAATAACCACACAGCTACATTATCAGCTAGGTTTGATACCCACGCAACTACATTATCAGCTAGGTATGATACCCACACAACTACATTATCAGCTAGGTATGATACCCACACAACTACATTATCAGCTAGGTTTGATACCCACACAACTACAATATTATCTAGGTATGATACCCACACAGCTACATTATCAGCTAGGTTTTACATCAGTGAATGTTGTAGTAATATTTTTACACTATATGttgtctctcctccttccaggtgGAGGTGGAAGGGGAGGACTTCTCCCTGGAGCCCAGCGAGGGGATCCTGAACGTGGGTATGATGGTAGGGTACCTGGGCTCCATAGAGCTGGCCTCTACAGGCGCTAGTCTGGAGAGTGACAGTCTGCAGGCCATCAGAGGAAGCATGAGACGACTCCGAGCTGAACAGAAGATACACTCCCTGGTCCTCATGAAGGTACAGGGCGCTTTGGATTGATTGAATGGTTGGTTAGTGGGTTGGTTGGTTTATTGAATGGTTGGTGGGTTAGTTGGTTTATTGAATGGTTGGTGGGTTAGTTTATTGCTTAGCTGGTTAGTGGGTTGGTTGGTTTATTGaatggttggttggttagttgaTTGATTAGCTGGTTAGTGGGTTGGTTGGTTTATTGAATGGTTGGTGGGTTAGTTGGTTTATTGaatggttggttggttagttgaTTGATTAGCTGGTTAGTGGGTTGGTTGGTTTATTGaatggttggttggttagttTATTGGTTTATTGATTGAATGGTTGGTTGGTTTGAgttggttcattgattgaatGGTTAGTTGATTGGTGGGTTGCTTTATTGATTGAATGgttggttggtttggttggttcattgattgaatggttggttggttggttggtttgtattggttcattgattgaatggttggttggttggtttgtattggttcattgattgaatggttggttggtttgggttggttcaTGTATTGaatggttggttgattggttagTTGGTTGGTTTGTATTGGTTCATTGATTGAATGGTTGgttagttggttggttggtttgggttggttcattgattgaatggttggttggttggtttgggttggttcattgattgaatggttggttggttggtttgggttggttcattgattgaatggttggttggtttgggttggttcattgattgaatggttggttggtttgggttggttcattgattgaatGGTTAGTTGATTGGTGGGTTGCTTTATTGATTGAATGgttggttggtttggttggttcattgattgaatggttggttggttggttggtttgtattggttcattgattgaatggttggttggttggtttgtattggttcattgattgaatggttggttggtttgggttggttcaTGTATTGaatggttggttgattggttagTTGGTTGGTTTGTATTGGTTCATTGATTGAATGGTTGgttagttggttggttggtttgggttggttcattgattgaatggttggttggttggtttgggttggttcattgattgaatggttggttggttggtttgggttggttcattgattgaatggttggttggtttgggttggttcattgattgaatggttggttggtttgggttggttcattgattgaatggttggttggttggcttgGTTTGGGTTGGTTCATTGAGATGTTTAGATGTCATATCACTAAATTGTGCTCTAACCTGTGGGTGGGTCTCGGGTCGTTGTTGCAAAAACAGACACTCTGTTTCCTTCGGGAAAGAAGGACAATAACGTGTTCTTCTTCTTGGAATAGAGGACGGTGTGTTTCTAAAACAGAAGGGATTGTAATCTTTTGTTTTATAATGTTCTTCCCAGGTGATGCACGATTGTGTGCGGCTgtgcagtgacaggagacaggtcCTTGCTACCTACCCCGCCGAAAAGCTAGCCTTCAGCGCCTGTTGCCCCGACGACCGACGCTTCTTCGGACTGGTCACCATGCAGGCCACCCATGACGACGTCGGTCACTATGGCAATGGTAACCGGGAGGAAGAGGGCGGGCTGAGGACTTCCTGTCACGTGTTCATAGTCGACCCGGAACTCTGTCATCACCAGGTAGGGTTGGACAAAAGGTCAAAGAATGAAAAAAAATAAACGAACTGTTTCAATGACCTCCAGTTAATAATAACATCCATATTAAAAACAGATTTTAACATTTACAAACTAGaagttatttaaaatattttttgggtggggggggtggtGTCCTAGAGTCCTGGGCCCAGTGTTTCCCAAAAGCGTCTTAAGGCTAAGTTCGTCGTTAGAACGTTCGTAGGAGCTTCGTTATTAAATCTCCCGAGATGTTTCCAAAAAGCGTCTTAAGGCTAAGTTCGTCGTTAGAACGTTCGTAGATTTTACTCTAGATTTTTTGCAATTGATACAAACAAACGACGTGAAaatatgcttcaaatgaaaacccAGATGACTGTATTAAAATATAAACACACTAGGCTTCAGGACTATTACAGTCATTGAAATACATTTGACGTTCAAtctattaccttttattgtgctgcttgtaggctactgtctgtaatttgtctcaatatatttcataatgtgtagcctaacatctgtgcaatgatgtgccaaatctGTGATTTAATGCATTTTTATTGGGTAAGCATTAGAATGAGACACCTCCAATATTTGCAGCCGTTGGTGATAATATCTCTCTAAGAGCTGATCCGTcgtcagtattgtgaaataattataatgttaaggtaagatttaaatggagaaagctgatcctaTCAGTATCGACAAATGGTCTTACTGGTCCTGGAATGTTCCCAGTAGATAAAGAGGACTTACTGGTTCTGGAATGTTCCCTGTAGATAAAGAGGTCTTACTGGTCCTGGAATGTTCCCAGTAGATAAAGAGGACTTACTGGAATGTTCCCAGTAGATAAAGAGGACTTACTGGAATGTTCCCAGTAGATAAAGAGGTCTTACTGGTTCTGGAATGTTCCCAGTAGATAAAGAGGTCTTACTGGTTCTGGAATGTTCCCTGTAGATAAAGAGGACTTACTGGTTCTGGAATGTTCCCTGTAGATAAAGAGGTCTTACTGGAATGTTCCCAGTAGATAAAGAGAACTTACTGGTTCTGGAATGTTCCCTGTAGATAAAGAGGTCTTACTGGTTCTGGAATGTTCCCAGTAGATAAAGAGGACTTACTGGTTCTGGAATGTTCCCAGTAGATAAAGAGGACTTACTGGTTCTGGAATGTTCCCAGTAGATAAAGAGGACTTACTGGTTCTGAAATGTTCCCAGTAGATAAAGAGGTCTTACTGGTTCTGGAATGTTCCCAGTAGATAAAGAGGACTTACTGGTTCTGAAATGTTCCCAGTAGATAAAGAGGTCTTACTGGTTCTGGAATGTTCCCAGTAGATAAAGAGGACTTACTGGAATGTTCCCAGTAGATAAAGAGGACTTACTGGAATGTTCCCAGTAGATAAAGAGAACTTACTGGTTCTGGAATGTTCCCAGTAGATAAAGAGGACTTACTGGTTCTGGAATGTTCCCAGTAGATAAAGAGGACTTACTGGTTCTGGAATGTTCCCAGTAGATAAAGAGGACTTACTGGAATGTTCCCAGTAGATAAAGAGGACTTACTGGAATGTTCCCAGTAGATAAAGAGGTCTTACTGGTTCTGGAATGTTCCCAGTAGATAAAGAGGACTTACTGGTTCTGGAATGTTCCCAGTAGATAAAGAGAACTTACTGGAATGTTCCCAGTAGATAAAGAGGACTTACTGGTTCTGGAATGTTCCCAGTAGATAAAGAGGACTTACTGGTTCTGGAATGTTCCCAGTAGATAAAGAGGTCTTACTGGTTCTGGAATGTTCCCAGTAGATAAAGAGGCCTTACTGGTTCTGGAATGTTCCCAGTAGATAAAGATAACTTACTGGAATGTTCCCAGTAGATAAAGAGGACTTAATGGTTCTGGAATGTTCCCAGTAGATAAAGAGGACTTCCTGGTTCTGGAATTTTCCCAGTAGATAAAGAGGGCTTACTGGTTTAAATTCTTCAACAACCAATAGATAAAGAGGACTTCCTGGTTCTGGAATGTTCCCAGTAGATAAAGAGGACTTCCTGGTTCTGGAATTTTCCCAGTAGATAAAGAGGTCTTACTGGTTTAAAAATCTTCAACAACAAATAGGGGGAGGAAAAAAAGTCTAAATGGGATTCAGgagttgatttcttttgataacGACTCAGACTGTAAACTGAATATAAATGTCAACTGTAATTCACTACTATAGATAAAACCTACCATAAATATGCTAAAACACCATATTTTCAGAGGGGTTGGAATAGCCAGTTGTAAATCTGTGTCCATTGGACAATAAAGTAACCTCCTCCTTCCTCTAGGTCCATGTGGGTGTGGCCAGGAGGTTTGGGTTTGAGTGTACTCCTGATCCTGATACTGGAGGGTGTCTGGAGTTCCCCCCTACCTCCCAGCCTCTGCTCC containing:
- the LOC116363893 gene encoding regulator of G-protein signaling 12, producing MFRQTDTSSKRRHGGHGGLTALPSPPHPHQGGRIRGVEVARGRAGYGFTLSGQGPCVLNCILKGSPADYVGLRSGDHILSVNDINVSKASHEDVVKLIGRCTGVLLLVVAEGDRGGRRHGHGGTNRNRRHGNNSGSPAGGAAAAADSCSSDEELCGFHNSSSGGGNNKNVKPGSRGNSASGGGGGGWFKPKLDSKTLGINRAERVVAEMQSGGIFNMIFDNSSHSSSSSEKDRVIAPPPPPPRASSSSSASAKPARPLSEPEFPPYHKGRGRSHSNPNLLSEEEMDRVLMADDAVFLDGFHLQEAEIQVEVEGEDFSLEPSEGILNVGMMVGYLGSIELASTGASLESDSLQAIRGSMRRLRAEQKIHSLVLMKVMHDCVRLCSDRRQVLATYPAEKLAFSACCPDDRRFFGLVTMQATHDDVGHYGNGNREEEGGLRTSCHVFIVDPELCHHQVHVGVARRFGFECTPDPDTGGCLEFPPTSQPLLQFVSVLYRDMGENIEGVRARAFVDPDNDPQQNHSTSSNSDSGIGNFLPDEKSNRVLLVDLGGHNHNPGPRHWDSPPPPSAPGWNQVPPGVVPGPPLSPPPPPHLNNSYPPPSPPSIPPRGAHSSQPSLHHYLPGKRGGSGGGAEQSLAPPQHHQSQRWLPVHVLRDWRQPGQAGQTQGQGGLCSDQESYAESTDGWSSTNCSTLPPPMNKIPADRYRAPLPAGDLPLPPQPPGLATQKDEWAKKLFGPAAGEKGLREPKQNGKRRGNGKDREKKAGRFRGLTKGFPPLPQRSSGRRSFGRISLARSLDDLEVGHTHRHPHTYTHTHTRRCRHTYIHTHMPLNPQTKHFYLKLTLTLLPKTDPHHP